The following are encoded together in the Microbacterium hatanonis genome:
- a CDS encoding aspartate carbamoyltransferase catalytic subunit — protein sequence MRNLLDTRTLSREDALRILDVAEDMADTQRREVKKLPTLRGKTVVNLFFEDSTRTRISFEAAAKRLSADVINFSAKGSSVSKGESLQDTAQTLQAMGADAVVIRHGASGAPQTLATSGWITAGVVNAGDGTHEHPTQALLDAFTIRKRTFGDDSRGRDLEGLAVTIVGDVLHSRVARSNVWLLHTLGASVTLVAPPTLVPQDVSTWPVEIVYDLDEAIGRGPDALMMLRIQLERMNAAYFPTEREYSRRWGLDARRAAALPDGSIVLHPGPMNRGMEISAEAADSPRSTVLEQVANGVSVRMAVLYLLLAGERTENATSAGNARSAGMHEEDAR from the coding sequence ATGAGGAACCTGCTCGATACCCGCACGCTCTCCCGCGAAGACGCACTGCGCATCCTCGACGTCGCCGAAGACATGGCCGACACCCAGCGACGCGAGGTGAAGAAGCTCCCGACGCTGCGCGGCAAGACCGTCGTCAACCTGTTCTTCGAGGACTCCACCCGCACGCGCATCTCGTTCGAGGCGGCCGCGAAGCGGCTCTCGGCCGACGTCATCAACTTCTCGGCCAAGGGCTCGAGCGTGTCGAAGGGCGAGTCGCTCCAGGACACCGCGCAGACCCTCCAGGCCATGGGGGCGGATGCTGTCGTCATCCGCCACGGCGCGTCGGGGGCCCCGCAGACCCTGGCCACCAGCGGGTGGATCACCGCGGGGGTGGTCAACGCGGGCGACGGAACCCACGAGCACCCGACCCAGGCGCTGCTCGACGCCTTCACGATCCGCAAGCGCACGTTCGGCGACGACAGTCGCGGGCGCGACCTCGAGGGCCTCGCGGTCACGATCGTGGGCGACGTGCTGCACTCGCGGGTCGCCCGCTCGAACGTGTGGCTGCTGCACACCCTCGGCGCCTCGGTGACGCTCGTCGCGCCGCCCACGCTCGTGCCCCAGGACGTCTCGACCTGGCCTGTGGAGATCGTCTACGACCTCGACGAGGCGATCGGCCGCGGGCCCGACGCCCTGATGATGCTGCGCATCCAGCTGGAGCGCATGAATGCCGCGTATTTCCCCACTGAACGGGAGTATTCCCGGAGGTGGGGTCTCGACGCGCGGCGTGCGGCGGCCCTACCGGACGGTAGCATTGTGCTGCACCCCGGGCCGATGAACCGGGGTATGGAGATCTCCGCCGAAGCCGCCGATTCGCCTCGCTCGACGGTGCTCGAGCAGGTCGCGAACGGTGTGTCGGTGCGGATGGCCGTGCTCTACCTGCTGCTCGCGGGGGAGCGCACCGAGAACGCCACTAGCGCAGGGAATGCCCGCAGCGCGGGGATGCACGAGGAGGACGCACGATGA
- a CDS encoding Rieske 2Fe-2S domain-containing protein, with translation MRITGLGHAGMFIETAGGSILCDPVIGPSFFGSWFPFPDNRGLDWERFGAADFLYISHRHRDHFDPALLRRFVPTSIRVLLPDYPTDDLESDLRALGYDNIVYTHAGEPLEFGDLKLMVTPLRAPSDGPIGDSSLSVDDGTASVLNQNDSHPLDLDKLFAFGKPDAYFTQVSGAIWWPMVYDLPQDAKQNFAQLKRDAQNKRAMYYIDKVDAEHVFPMAGPPMFLREELFRYNGVGLENDSIFTDQSQFLAHMSEQRPAQKGYLFVPGTQVDVHHSDVKVTQTLFTDEEIERIFTDKWAYLAEQRDSRQAEVQAEEASRADILPPAEMLAAIKEWWEPLIRRARTIRNGVGGNVRFRIGELDMVVDFPKAKVREYAGEECVYWYTIPADLVSTNIRDHEIDWSNSIFLSMQFSVGRSGKFNEFLTTFLKCLSRDRIEYVENWYAEQSDQTEDAEIDGWTVQRRCPHLRADLTKTGKIEDGVLTCSLHDWKWDLTSGKCLTTQGHPIRASLADASVPTA, from the coding sequence ATGCGCATCACAGGGCTCGGGCACGCGGGAATGTTCATCGAGACGGCGGGCGGCAGCATCCTCTGCGACCCGGTCATCGGTCCGAGCTTCTTCGGTTCGTGGTTTCCGTTCCCCGACAACCGCGGTCTCGACTGGGAGCGCTTCGGCGCGGCCGATTTCCTCTACATCTCGCACCGTCACCGCGACCACTTCGACCCGGCGCTGTTGCGCAGATTCGTTCCCACCAGCATCCGCGTCCTGCTGCCCGACTACCCGACCGACGACCTCGAGTCGGATCTGCGTGCGCTCGGCTACGACAACATCGTCTACACCCACGCGGGGGAGCCTCTGGAGTTCGGCGACCTGAAGCTCATGGTGACCCCGCTGCGGGCTCCCAGCGACGGACCCATCGGCGACTCCTCGCTGAGCGTCGACGACGGCACTGCCAGCGTGCTGAACCAGAACGACTCCCACCCGCTCGACCTCGACAAGCTGTTCGCATTCGGCAAGCCCGACGCGTATTTCACCCAGGTCTCGGGGGCCATCTGGTGGCCGATGGTCTACGACCTCCCGCAGGATGCCAAGCAGAACTTCGCCCAGCTCAAGCGCGATGCGCAGAACAAGCGGGCGATGTACTACATCGACAAGGTCGATGCCGAGCACGTCTTCCCGATGGCCGGTCCGCCGATGTTCCTGCGCGAGGAGCTCTTCCGCTACAACGGGGTCGGGCTGGAGAACGACTCGATCTTCACCGACCAGAGCCAGTTCCTCGCGCACATGAGCGAGCAGCGCCCGGCGCAGAAGGGCTACCTGTTCGTCCCGGGCACGCAGGTCGACGTGCACCACAGCGACGTCAAGGTCACGCAGACGCTCTTCACCGACGAGGAGATCGAGCGGATCTTCACCGACAAGTGGGCCTACCTCGCCGAGCAGCGCGACAGCCGCCAGGCAGAGGTGCAGGCGGAGGAGGCTTCGCGGGCGGACATCCTGCCGCCGGCCGAGATGCTCGCCGCGATCAAGGAGTGGTGGGAGCCCCTGATCCGCCGGGCGCGCACGATCCGCAACGGCGTGGGCGGCAACGTGCGCTTCCGCATCGGCGAGCTCGACATGGTCGTGGACTTCCCGAAGGCCAAGGTGCGCGAGTACGCGGGGGAGGAGTGCGTCTACTGGTACACGATCCCCGCCGACCTCGTCTCCACCAACATCCGCGACCACGAGATCGACTGGTCGAATTCGATCTTCCTGTCGATGCAGTTCTCCGTCGGCCGCAGCGGGAAGTTCAACGAGTTCCTCACGACGTTCCTCAAGTGCCTCTCGCGCGACCGCATCGAGTACGTCGAGAACTGGTACGCCGAGCAGTCCGATCAGACCGAAGACGCGGAGATCGATGGGTGGACCGTGCAGCGTCGCTGCCCGCACCTGCGCGCCGATCTGACGAAGACGGGCAAGATCGAGGACGGCGTGCTCACGTGCAGCCTCCACGACTGGAAGTGGGACCTGACCAGCGGCAAGTGCCTGACGACCCAGGGCCACCCGATCCGCGCGAGCCTCGCCGACGCATCCGTCCCCACCGCCTGA
- a CDS encoding dihydroorotase encodes MTGVLILRGASIEGGQAADIVLDDGVIAEIGTSLSRTGATVVDAAGLVALPGLVDLHTHLREPGYEASETILTGSRAAAAGGYTAVFAMPNTSPVADTAGVVEQELALGEAAGYVHVQPIGAVTVGQKGERLAELGAMADSRARVRVFSDDGFCVWDPLIMRRALEYVKAFDGVVAQHAQDPRLTEGAQMNEGSVSAELGLAGWPAVAEESIIARDVLLAEHVGSRLHVCHLSTAGSVDIIRWAKKRGVAVTAEVTPHHLLLTDELVRGYDARFKVNPPLRREEDVMAVREGLADGTIDIVATDHAPHPTEAKACEWQAAANGMVGLESALRVVQQAVVDTGMLTWGDVARVMSRMPARIGRLADHGTPLTVGSPANITLYDPRPARTFGTADLRGRSTNSPYVGRELPGDVRWTIHRGRVTVADGALRDDPAASL; translated from the coding sequence ATGACCGGAGTCCTGATTCTTCGCGGAGCGAGCATCGAGGGCGGTCAGGCGGCCGACATCGTGCTCGACGACGGAGTGATCGCCGAGATCGGCACGAGCCTGTCCCGTACGGGCGCGACGGTCGTCGATGCCGCGGGCCTCGTCGCCCTCCCCGGCCTGGTCGACCTCCACACCCATCTCCGAGAGCCCGGATACGAAGCATCCGAGACCATCCTCACCGGCTCGCGCGCCGCGGCGGCCGGCGGATACACGGCGGTGTTCGCCATGCCGAACACCTCGCCCGTGGCCGACACGGCCGGCGTGGTCGAGCAGGAGCTCGCCCTGGGCGAGGCCGCCGGGTACGTCCACGTGCAGCCCATCGGCGCCGTCACGGTCGGACAGAAGGGCGAGCGTCTCGCCGAGCTCGGCGCGATGGCCGACTCCCGCGCCCGCGTGCGGGTGTTCAGCGACGACGGCTTCTGCGTCTGGGACCCGCTGATCATGCGGCGCGCGCTCGAGTACGTGAAGGCGTTCGACGGCGTCGTCGCGCAGCACGCGCAGGACCCCCGACTGACCGAGGGCGCCCAGATGAACGAGGGCTCCGTGTCGGCCGAACTCGGTCTCGCCGGGTGGCCGGCGGTCGCGGAGGAGTCGATCATCGCCCGCGACGTGCTGCTCGCCGAGCACGTCGGCTCTCGCCTGCACGTCTGCCATCTCTCCACGGCGGGGTCGGTCGACATCATCCGCTGGGCGAAGAAGCGCGGCGTCGCGGTGACCGCCGAGGTCACGCCGCACCATCTGCTCCTCACCGACGAACTGGTTCGCGGGTACGACGCGCGGTTCAAGGTGAACCCGCCGCTGCGCCGCGAAGAGGACGTGATGGCGGTGCGCGAAGGGCTCGCGGACGGCACCATCGACATCGTCGCGACCGACCACGCCCCGCACCCCACCGAGGCGAAGGCCTGCGAGTGGCAGGCGGCGGCGAACGGGATGGTCGGGCTCGAGAGCGCCCTGCGCGTCGTGCAGCAGGCCGTCGTCGACACCGGGATGCTGACGTGGGGCGACGTGGCGCGCGTCATGTCGCGGATGCCCGCCCGCATCGGCCGCCTCGCCGACCACGGCACGCCCCTGACGGTCGGAAGCCCGGCGAACATCACCCTCTACGACCCGCGGCCCGCGCGCACGTTCGGTACAGCCGACCTGCGCGGCCGAAGCACGAACTCGCCGTACGTCGGACGCGAGCTCCCCGGTGACGTGCGATGGACCATCCATCGCGGTCGCGTCACCGTCGCCGACGGCGCGCTGCGCGACGATCCGGCGGCCTCGCTATGA
- the carA gene encoding glutamine-hydrolyzing carbamoyl-phosphate synthase small subunit, which produces MTATPHTESAVLVLEDGTRHVGRAYGAVGTTLGEVVFATGMTGYQETLTDPSYAGQIVLQTAPHIGNTGMNAEDRESRRIWVSGYVVRDPSRVVSNWRSEETLDDALENDGVVGISGIDTRAVTRRIRSVGSMRGGIFSGDAASIDAEEQVRIVREAPQMAGLNLSAEVSVDVTEVTEATGERVGNLAVLDLGVKQATILNLAARGFDVHVLPQSATIDDIRAIDPVAVFYSNGPGDPAASDDHVELLRAVLDDRLPFFGICFGNQLLGRALGLGTYKLPFGHRGINQPVLDKTTGRVEITAHNHGFAVDAPLDGDFESPHGYGRVEVSHVGLNDQVVEGLRALDIPAFSVQYHPEAAAGPHDANYLFDRFRDMVIAANTKDNN; this is translated from the coding sequence ATGACCGCCACGCCCCACACGGAGTCCGCCGTCCTCGTCCTCGAAGACGGCACACGTCACGTCGGCCGCGCCTACGGCGCCGTCGGCACGACCCTCGGCGAGGTCGTCTTCGCCACCGGCATGACCGGCTACCAGGAGACGCTCACCGACCCCTCGTACGCCGGCCAGATCGTCCTGCAGACCGCACCGCACATCGGCAACACCGGCATGAACGCCGAAGACCGCGAGTCCCGCCGCATCTGGGTGTCGGGATACGTCGTGCGCGACCCCTCGCGCGTCGTGTCGAACTGGCGCTCCGAGGAGACCCTCGACGACGCGCTCGAGAACGACGGCGTCGTGGGCATCAGCGGCATCGACACCCGCGCCGTGACCCGCCGCATCCGTTCGGTCGGCTCGATGCGCGGCGGCATCTTCTCGGGAGATGCAGCGAGCATCGACGCAGAGGAGCAGGTGCGCATCGTCCGCGAGGCGCCGCAGATGGCCGGACTCAACCTCTCGGCCGAGGTCTCGGTCGACGTCACCGAGGTGACCGAGGCGACGGGCGAGCGCGTGGGCAACCTCGCGGTGCTCGACCTCGGCGTCAAGCAGGCGACGATCCTGAACCTGGCCGCGCGCGGCTTCGACGTGCACGTGCTCCCGCAGAGCGCGACGATCGACGACATCCGCGCGATCGACCCGGTCGCGGTGTTCTACTCCAACGGACCGGGTGACCCCGCGGCATCCGACGACCACGTGGAGCTGCTGCGCGCCGTGCTCGACGACCGCCTGCCGTTCTTCGGCATCTGCTTCGGCAACCAGCTGCTGGGCCGTGCCCTCGGTCTCGGCACCTACAAGCTGCCGTTCGGTCACCGCGGAATCAACCAGCCGGTGCTCGACAAGACCACCGGCCGCGTGGAGATCACCGCCCACAACCACGGGTTCGCCGTGGACGCACCGCTCGACGGCGACTTCGAGAGCCCGCACGGCTACGGCCGGGTCGAGGTGAGCCACGTCGGACTCAACGACCAGGTCGTCGAGGGCCTCCGCGCCCTCGACATCCCGGCGTTCAGCGTGCAGTACCACCCGGAGGCCGCCGCCGGCCCCCACGACGCCAACTACCTCTTCGACCGGTTCCGTGACATGGTCATCGCCGCGAACACGAAGGACAACAACTGA
- the carB gene encoding carbamoyl-phosphate synthase large subunit, producing MPKRDDIRSVLVIGSGPIVIGQAAEFDYSGTQACRVLREEGVRVILVNPNPATIMTDPDFADATYIEPITPEIIETILIKEKPDAILPTLGGQTALNAAMALHDRGILEKYGVELIGAKVDAIRKGEDRQVFKELVLASGADVAASVICHTMDELLAGAEKLGYPLVVRPSFTMGGLGSGFAYDEADLRRIGGAGLHDSPTTEVLLEESILGWKEYELEMMRDTADNTVVVCSIENVDPVGVHTGDSITVAPALTLTDREYQKLRNISIDIIRAVGVDTGGCNIQFAVDPATGRIIVIEMNPRVSRSSALASKATGFPIAKIAAKLALGYRLDEIPNDITKVTPASFEPTLDYVVVKVPRFNFEKFPAADVTLTTTMKSVGEAMAFGRNYATALQKALRSLEKRGSSFHWGEEPRSVDELLEVAKTPTDGRIVVLQQAMRKGATVEQAFDATAIDPWFLDQIVLINEVAETIRTAAELDAETLRLAKDHGFSDAQIGQLRGDDEAEVRGVRHGLGIRPVYKTVDTCAGEFPALTPYHYSSYDFETEVAPSDRTKVVIIGSGPNRIGQGVEFDYSCVHASFALSDAGYETIMVNCNPETVSTDYDTSDRLYFEPLTLEDVLEVLHAEAASGTILGVICQLGGQTPLGLAKGIEEAGYTILGTSPEAIDLAEERELFSRLLDEAGLVAPRSGTAIDVDGAVVIAEEIGYPVLVRPSFVLGGRGMEIVYDTPSLRDYFVRVADQAIIGPGLPLLVDRFLDDAIELDVDALYDGTELYIGGVMEHLEEAGIHSGDSSCTLPPVSLGRSDIDRVRVATLAIAEGVGVRGLLNVQFAISAGVLYVIEANPRASRTVPFVSKALGIPLAKAAARVMSGTSIADLKAEGLLPVADGSRVPLDAPVAVKEAVLPFKRFRTKEGHIVDSVLGPEMRSTGEVMGIDRDFPTAFAKSQEAAYGGMPLSGTVFISVADADKRAVILPAHRLQELGFELIATEGTAEILARNGIRVRVVNKYSATQESGETNIVDLINAGEIDMIVNTPSGGLARADGYEIRAAAVAADKALFTTMAVLGAAVSALGVLGEGFEVRSLQEYAVDRAARL from the coding sequence ATGCCCAAGCGCGACGACATCCGCTCCGTCCTCGTCATCGGGTCCGGCCCGATCGTCATCGGCCAGGCCGCCGAGTTCGACTACTCGGGCACGCAGGCCTGCCGCGTGCTCCGCGAAGAGGGGGTGCGCGTCATCCTCGTGAACCCGAACCCGGCCACGATCATGACCGACCCCGATTTCGCCGACGCCACCTACATCGAGCCGATCACTCCCGAGATCATCGAGACCATCCTGATCAAGGAGAAGCCCGACGCCATCCTGCCGACCCTCGGCGGTCAGACGGCCCTCAACGCCGCGATGGCTCTCCACGACCGCGGCATCCTCGAGAAGTACGGCGTGGAGCTCATCGGCGCGAAGGTCGATGCGATCCGCAAGGGCGAGGACCGCCAGGTCTTCAAGGAGCTCGTGCTCGCCTCCGGCGCCGACGTCGCCGCATCCGTCATCTGCCACACGATGGACGAGCTGCTCGCCGGCGCCGAGAAGCTCGGCTACCCGCTCGTCGTGCGCCCCTCGTTCACCATGGGCGGACTCGGCTCGGGCTTCGCCTACGACGAGGCCGATCTGCGCCGTATCGGCGGCGCCGGCCTGCACGACTCGCCCACGACCGAGGTGCTCCTGGAGGAGTCGATCCTCGGGTGGAAGGAGTACGAACTCGAGATGATGCGCGACACGGCCGACAACACGGTCGTCGTCTGCTCCATCGAGAACGTCGACCCCGTCGGCGTGCACACGGGCGACTCGATCACCGTCGCGCCCGCGCTCACCCTCACCGACCGGGAGTACCAGAAGCTCCGCAACATCAGCATCGACATCATCCGCGCCGTGGGCGTGGACACCGGCGGGTGCAACATCCAGTTCGCCGTCGATCCCGCCACCGGCCGCATCATCGTCATCGAGATGAACCCGCGCGTCTCGCGCTCCTCGGCCCTGGCGTCGAAGGCCACCGGCTTCCCGATCGCCAAGATCGCCGCGAAGCTCGCTCTCGGCTACCGGCTCGACGAGATCCCCAACGACATCACGAAGGTCACGCCGGCCAGCTTCGAGCCGACCCTCGACTACGTCGTGGTGAAGGTGCCCCGCTTCAACTTCGAGAAGTTCCCGGCCGCCGACGTGACGCTCACGACCACCATGAAGTCGGTCGGAGAGGCGATGGCGTTCGGCCGCAACTACGCCACCGCCCTGCAGAAGGCGCTCCGCTCGCTCGAGAAGCGCGGATCGAGTTTCCACTGGGGCGAGGAGCCCCGGTCGGTCGACGAGCTGCTCGAGGTCGCCAAGACGCCGACCGACGGTCGGATCGTCGTGCTGCAGCAGGCGATGCGCAAGGGGGCGACGGTCGAGCAGGCCTTCGACGCGACGGCGATCGACCCGTGGTTCCTCGACCAGATCGTGCTCATCAACGAGGTCGCCGAGACGATCCGCACCGCCGCCGAACTGGATGCCGAGACCCTGCGCCTCGCGAAGGACCACGGTTTCAGCGACGCGCAGATCGGGCAGCTGCGCGGCGACGACGAGGCCGAGGTGCGCGGAGTGCGGCACGGTCTGGGCATCCGTCCGGTCTACAAGACCGTCGACACGTGTGCGGGGGAGTTCCCGGCGCTGACCCCGTACCACTACTCGAGCTACGACTTCGAGACCGAGGTCGCCCCGTCGGATCGCACCAAGGTCGTCATCATCGGCTCCGGCCCCAACCGCATCGGTCAGGGCGTGGAGTTCGACTACTCGTGCGTGCACGCCTCGTTCGCGCTGTCGGACGCCGGGTACGAGACGATCATGGTCAACTGCAACCCGGAGACGGTCTCGACCGACTACGACACCTCCGACCGCCTGTACTTCGAGCCGCTCACGCTCGAGGACGTGCTGGAGGTGCTGCACGCCGAAGCCGCGTCGGGCACGATCCTCGGCGTCATCTGCCAGCTCGGCGGCCAGACGCCGCTCGGCCTGGCGAAGGGCATCGAGGAGGCGGGCTACACGATCCTCGGCACCTCGCCCGAGGCCATCGACCTGGCCGAGGAGCGCGAGCTCTTCTCGCGCCTGCTCGACGAAGCGGGCCTCGTCGCTCCGCGCAGCGGCACCGCGATCGACGTCGACGGGGCCGTGGTCATCGCCGAGGAGATCGGCTACCCCGTGCTCGTGCGCCCGAGCTTCGTGCTCGGCGGCCGCGGCATGGAGATCGTCTACGACACCCCGAGCCTGCGCGACTACTTCGTGCGCGTCGCCGACCAGGCCATCATCGGCCCCGGCCTGCCGCTGCTGGTCGACCGCTTCCTGGATGACGCGATCGAGCTCGACGTCGACGCGCTCTACGACGGCACCGAGCTCTACATCGGCGGTGTGATGGAGCACCTCGAAGAGGCCGGCATCCACTCCGGCGACTCGAGCTGCACCTTGCCGCCGGTCTCGCTCGGACGCTCCGACATCGACCGGGTGCGGGTGGCGACCCTCGCGATCGCGGAGGGCGTGGGCGTGCGCGGCCTCCTGAACGTGCAGTTCGCCATCTCGGCGGGCGTGCTCTACGTCATCGAGGCGAACCCCCGCGCGAGCCGCACGGTCCCCTTCGTGTCGAAGGCCCTCGGAATCCCTCTCGCGAAGGCCGCAGCGCGCGTGATGTCGGGCACGTCGATCGCCGACCTGAAGGCCGAGGGTCTCCTGCCCGTCGCCGACGGCTCGCGCGTGCCCCTCGACGCGCCCGTGGCGGTCAAGGAGGCCGTCCTCCCCTTCAAGCGCTTCCGCACCAAGGAGGGGCACATCGTCGACTCGGTTCTCGGCCCTGAGATGCGCTCGACCGGCGAGGTCATGGGCATCGACCGCGACTTCCCGACCGCGTTCGCCAAGAGCCAGGAGGCGGCCTACGGCGGCATGCCGCTGTCGGGCACCGTCTTCATCTCCGTCGCCGACGCCGACAAGCGCGCCGTGATCCTGCCGGCCCACCGCCTGCAGGAGCTCGGGTTCGAGCTCATCGCGACGGAGGGCACCGCCGAGATCCTCGCGCGCAACGGCATCCGCGTACGCGTGGTGAACAAGTACTCGGCGACCCAGGAGTCGGGGGAGACGAACATCGTCGACCTCATCAACGCGGGCGAGATCGACATGATCGTCAACACCCCGAGCGGGGGGCTCGCCCGAGCCGACGGGTACGAGATCCGGGCGGCCGCGGTCGCCGCCGACAAGGCGCTGTTCACGACGATGGCGGTACTCGGCGCGGCCGTGAGCGCTCTCGGAGTGCTCGGCGAGGGCTTCGAGGTGCGCAGCCTCCAGGAGTACGCCGTCGACCGGGCCGCACGACTGTGA